From Erwinia sp. HDF1-3R, one genomic window encodes:
- the gltP gene encoding glutamate/aspartate:proton symporter GltP produces MKAAKFSLAWQILTALALGIIVGAILHNQPSDREWLITNILSPAGDIFIHLIKMIVVPIVISTLIVGIAGVGDAKKLGRIGVKTIVYFEVITTIAIVVGITLANVFQPGYGIDMSTLATVDISKYEATTAQVQGGAHSLVTTILSLIPQNIFAAIAKGDMLPIIFFSVLFGLGLSSLPSEHRDPLLKVFRSTSEAMFKVTHMIMRYAPIGVFALISVTIANFGFASLWPLAKLVILVYAAILFFAFVVLGTVARICKLRITTLIRILKEELILAYSTSSSETVLPRIMEKMEAYGAPKSICSFVVPTGYSFNLDGSTLYQSIAAIFIAQLYGINLSIGQEIVLVLTLMVTSKGIAGVPGVSFVVLLATLGSVGIPLEGLAFIAGVDRIMDMARTALNVIGNALAVLVIAKWEHQFDSKRAVAYEAKMKHVALNP; encoded by the coding sequence ATTCAGCCTGGCCTGGCAAATATTGACGGCGCTGGCCCTGGGGATCATCGTTGGCGCGATACTGCATAACCAACCCTCCGATCGTGAATGGTTAATCACCAATATCCTCAGTCCGGCTGGTGATATCTTTATTCATCTGATCAAGATGATTGTTGTACCTATCGTTATCTCTACCCTGATTGTAGGCATTGCCGGCGTGGGTGATGCGAAAAAACTGGGACGTATCGGTGTAAAAACCATCGTCTACTTTGAAGTGATTACCACCATTGCCATTGTGGTAGGTATTACCCTGGCGAACGTGTTTCAACCCGGCTACGGCATTGATATGTCGACGCTGGCAACGGTGGATATCTCTAAGTATGAAGCGACAACGGCGCAGGTGCAGGGTGGGGCACACAGTCTGGTCACCACTATCCTTTCGCTTATCCCGCAGAATATTTTTGCTGCAATAGCGAAAGGTGACATGCTGCCGATTATCTTCTTCTCGGTACTGTTTGGGCTGGGGCTCTCTTCGCTGCCGTCTGAGCACCGCGACCCGCTGCTGAAGGTGTTCCGCTCGACCTCTGAAGCCATGTTCAAGGTAACGCATATGATTATGCGCTATGCGCCGATTGGCGTCTTTGCGCTGATCTCCGTGACCATTGCTAACTTCGGCTTTGCCTCGCTGTGGCCGCTGGCTAAGCTGGTTATTCTGGTTTACGCGGCAATCCTCTTTTTCGCCTTTGTGGTACTGGGTACGGTTGCCCGCATCTGTAAGCTGCGTATTACTACCCTGATACGCATCCTGAAAGAGGAGCTGATCCTGGCGTACTCGACCTCCAGCTCTGAAACCGTGCTGCCGCGCATTATGGAGAAGATGGAGGCCTACGGCGCGCCCAAGTCGATTTGTAGCTTTGTCGTCCCTACCGGCTACTCGTTTAATCTGGACGGTTCCACGCTCTATCAGAGTATTGCTGCGATATTTATTGCCCAGCTGTATGGCATTAACCTGTCCATCGGTCAGGAGATCGTTCTGGTACTGACCCTGATGGTGACATCTAAAGGTATCGCCGGCGTGCCTGGCGTCTCCTTTGTGGTCCTGCTGGCGACGCTGGGCAGCGTAGGTATTCCGCTGGAGGGGCTGGCGTTTATTGCCGGTGTCGACCGTATTATGGATATGGCGCGTACTGCCCTTAACGTCATTGGCAACGCACTGGCAGTGCTGGTTATCGCCAAGTGGGAGCACCAGTTTGACTCAAAGCGGGCCGTTGCTTATGAAGCAAAAATGAAGCATGTGGCGTTAAATCCTTAA
- a CDS encoding gluconate 2-dehydrogenase subunit 3 family protein, with protein MSQEKKGSSRREFLLKTITLAPAVAIGTSGVGSLTAAAPAMAKEPVPSGPQRARTYQPSWFTPEEYAFLQAAVARLIPADDRGPGALEAGVAEYIDRQMNTPYATGANWYMQGPFNPEADKALGYQLPLVPQQIYRLGLADADAAAKAKHGSVFASLRAEQQDALLEAFEAGSVEFRQVPSTLFFSYLLQNTREGFFSDPIHGGNQGMVGWQLIGFPGARADFMDWVERGERYPFPPVSIRGERS; from the coding sequence ATGTCGCAAGAAAAGAAGGGGAGCTCCCGCAGAGAGTTCCTGCTTAAGACTATTACCCTCGCCCCCGCCGTCGCCATTGGCACCAGCGGGGTAGGTTCACTCACCGCCGCAGCGCCTGCCATGGCCAAAGAGCCTGTTCCCAGCGGGCCTCAGCGGGCCAGAACCTACCAGCCCAGCTGGTTCACGCCGGAAGAGTATGCCTTCCTCCAGGCTGCGGTCGCCCGCCTGATCCCCGCCGACGATCGGGGGCCTGGCGCGCTGGAAGCGGGCGTCGCGGAGTATATCGATCGGCAGATGAACACGCCCTATGCCACCGGTGCTAACTGGTATATGCAGGGACCTTTCAACCCCGAGGCCGATAAGGCGCTCGGCTATCAGCTACCGCTGGTGCCGCAGCAGATCTATCGCCTGGGCCTCGCCGACGCCGACGCTGCTGCCAAAGCGAAGCACGGCAGCGTCTTCGCCAGCCTGCGTGCGGAGCAGCAGGATGCGCTGCTTGAGGCCTTTGAAGCCGGGAGCGTCGAATTCAGGCAGGTTCCGTCCACGCTATTCTTCAGCTATCTGCTGCAAAACACGCGGGAGGGCTTTTTCAGCGATCCCATCCACGGCGGCAATCAGGGAATGGTTGGCTGGCAGCTGATTGGTTTTCCGGGCGCGCGCGCGGACTTTATGGACTGGGTTGAGCGAGGTGAACGCTATCCGTTCCCACCGGTCTCGATTCGCGGGGAGAGAAGCTGA
- the sbmA gene encoding peptide antibiotic transporter SbmA has product MFKSFFPRPALFFSSVVLWSALAILLWFGGGRDWILHLPLFAGNASAPLPNNALRFIAPGGLAFYLYYLVVVTLFAGMWFLFSPHPWQRWSVLGSALIIFATWFSVQVGVAVNSWYEPFYDLIQQAMSHPNTVKIETFYTQMAGFLSIALIAVVINVLNMFFISHYVFRWRTAMNNYYMAHWSQLRGIEGAAQRVQEDTMRFSSTLEDMGVSFINAIMTLIAFLPVLVALSVHVKTVPILGSIPYALVIAAILWSLLGTGMLAVIGIKLPGLSFRNQRVEAAYRKELVYGEDDPQRATPPTVRKLFSNVRKNYFRLYFHYLYFNIARILYLQLDAVFSLFVLFPSIITGAITLGLMTQITNVFDQVRSSFQYLINSWTTLVELLSIYKRLRSFEQVLNAQPEKESVSL; this is encoded by the coding sequence ATGTTTAAATCTTTCTTCCCCCGGCCAGCGCTGTTCTTCAGCAGTGTTGTTCTCTGGAGCGCCCTTGCCATCCTGCTATGGTTTGGCGGCGGCAGAGACTGGATCCTTCACCTGCCGCTGTTTGCCGGAAATGCCAGCGCACCATTGCCCAATAATGCGCTGCGGTTTATTGCGCCGGGCGGGCTGGCTTTCTATCTCTATTATCTGGTGGTGGTCACCCTGTTTGCTGGTATGTGGTTCCTGTTCAGCCCTCACCCGTGGCAGCGCTGGTCGGTGCTCGGATCGGCGCTGATTATCTTTGCCACCTGGTTTTCCGTGCAGGTTGGCGTGGCGGTCAACAGCTGGTATGAGCCCTTTTACGATCTGATCCAGCAGGCGATGTCACACCCGAATACCGTTAAAATTGAGACGTTTTATACGCAGATGGCGGGTTTCCTCAGTATTGCGCTGATCGCGGTGGTCATTAACGTACTTAATATGTTTTTTATCAGCCATTACGTCTTCCGCTGGCGCACGGCGATGAACAACTACTATATGGCGCACTGGTCACAGCTGCGCGGGATTGAGGGAGCAGCACAGCGTGTGCAGGAAGACACCATGCGTTTCTCGTCCACGCTTGAGGATATGGGCGTTAGCTTTATTAACGCGATTATGACGCTGATTGCGTTTCTACCGGTACTGGTCGCGCTGTCGGTGCATGTGAAAACCGTGCCGATTCTGGGCAGTATTCCCTACGCGCTGGTGATTGCCGCCATCCTCTGGTCGCTGCTTGGCACCGGTATGCTGGCCGTAATCGGCATTAAGCTTCCTGGTCTCTCCTTCCGTAATCAGCGGGTGGAAGCCGCCTATCGTAAAGAGCTGGTCTATGGCGAAGATGATCCGCAGCGCGCAACGCCGCCGACCGTACGGAAACTTTTTTCTAACGTGCGTAAAAACTATTTCCGCCTCTACTTTCATTACCTATATTTCAATATTGCCCGTATCCTCTATTTGCAGCTTGATGCCGTTTTTAGCCTTTTCGTCCTGTTTCCCTCCATCATTACCGGCGCGATTACCCTGGGATTGATGACGCAGATAACGAATGTATTTGATCAGGTGCGCAGCTCGTTCCAGTATCTGATTAACTCCTGGACAACGCTGGTGGAACTGCTGTCCATTTACAAGCGTCTGCGCAGCTTTGAACAGGTGTTGAATGCACAGCCAGAAAAAGAGAGCGTCAGCCTGTGA
- a CDS encoding methyl-accepting chemotaxis protein, which produces MRTNLPVTQQEYPFDDSATLMSTTDTHSHITYANDAFIAVSGFEPDEINGQPHNTVRHPDMPPEAFADMWATLKQGEPWTALVKNRRKNGDHYWVRANAIPVVREGKVQGYMSVRTKPGAEEIQKTERLYREFREGKRKGWHFHKGLLVRTGLLKWTSIFKTLPLRWRIRTTLAAILPFTLAGAWALGMAAQPLSLFAGIMAVLLFMACAWLEQQVSRPIERVCQQALQVATGASHKVDQLDRVDEVGTTLRAVGQLGLMFRWLVDDISGQAVNVLSGSDAIAQGNNDLSRRTEQAAANVQQTAATMNEMTATVRSNTETARQVDTLSQSTRDAAMQGGQAMNDMVDMMDEIALSSQKIASITSVIDGIAFQTNILALNAAVEAARAGEEGKGFAVVAGEVRSLAQRSAKAASEIKALVENSTAKVQSGSQHVNDAGKTMEAIVSQVQNVTALVAQISAATAEQATALSEVSLAVEDLDNITHQNAARVEEGAQASDRMARQATRLVEAISVFR; this is translated from the coding sequence ATGCGAACCAATCTACCCGTTACCCAGCAGGAATATCCTTTTGACGACAGTGCGACGCTGATGTCGACCACGGATACCCACAGCCACATTACCTACGCTAATGATGCCTTTATCGCGGTTAGCGGCTTCGAGCCTGATGAGATTAACGGGCAGCCTCATAATACCGTGCGCCACCCGGATATGCCGCCGGAAGCCTTTGCTGATATGTGGGCGACGCTGAAGCAGGGTGAACCCTGGACGGCGCTGGTCAAAAATCGCCGCAAAAATGGCGATCACTACTGGGTCAGGGCCAATGCGATTCCGGTGGTGCGTGAAGGGAAGGTGCAGGGCTATATGTCAGTGCGAACCAAACCGGGCGCAGAAGAGATTCAAAAAACCGAACGGCTCTACCGCGAATTCCGCGAGGGGAAGCGTAAGGGCTGGCACTTCCATAAGGGCTTGCTGGTGCGCACCGGTCTGCTGAAGTGGACCTCAATTTTTAAAACCCTGCCGCTGCGCTGGCGTATCCGGACTACTTTGGCCGCCATCCTGCCATTCACCCTGGCGGGCGCCTGGGCGCTGGGTATGGCCGCGCAGCCTCTGAGCCTCTTTGCGGGTATCATGGCCGTGTTGCTGTTTATGGCCTGCGCCTGGCTGGAGCAGCAGGTCTCCCGCCCGATCGAACGCGTTTGCCAGCAGGCGCTTCAGGTAGCGACCGGCGCCAGTCATAAGGTCGATCAGCTTGACCGGGTGGACGAGGTGGGCACCACGCTGCGTGCCGTCGGCCAGCTGGGACTGATGTTTCGCTGGCTGGTGGATGATATCAGCGGGCAGGCCGTAAACGTCCTCAGCGGCAGCGATGCCATCGCGCAGGGGAATAACGATCTCAGCCGCCGTACCGAACAGGCGGCAGCAAACGTACAGCAGACCGCCGCAACGATGAATGAAATGACCGCGACGGTGAGAAGCAATACCGAAACCGCCAGGCAGGTGGATACCCTGTCGCAAAGTACCCGGGATGCGGCGATGCAGGGCGGGCAGGCCATGAATGACATGGTGGATATGATGGATGAGATCGCCCTCAGCTCACAGAAAATCGCCAGCATAACCAGCGTCATCGACGGTATTGCCTTTCAGACGAATATTCTGGCGCTCAATGCCGCAGTAGAGGCCGCCCGCGCCGGGGAAGAGGGTAAAGGCTTTGCCGTGGTAGCAGGGGAAGTACGCAGCCTGGCCCAGCGCAGTGCAAAGGCCGCCAGTGAAATCAAGGCTCTGGTTGAAAACAGTACGGCTAAGGTCCAGTCCGGCAGTCAGCATGTCAACGATGCCGGAAAGACGATGGAAGCGATCGTTTCCCAGGTGCAGAACGTCACCGCGCTGGTTGCTCAGATTAGCGCGGCTACCGCTGAACAGGCGACTGCCCTCAGCGAGGTCAGCCTGGCGGTGGAAGATCTGGATAATATTACCCATCAAAACGCGGCAAGGGTCGAAGAGGGCGCCCAGGCGTCGGATCGTATGGCGCGGCAGGCCACCAGGCTGGTTGAAGCGATCAGCGTATTTCGTTAG
- a CDS encoding autotransporter outer membrane beta-barrel domain-containing protein, whose product MSFRLSTITLGLFSAQIFIISCDPLYAEVLQEFNPADNDNRVGAIGVSDGTAHVLTGNQRFAPGANGAQSTPLSSLAEAGRIVGGSELIGAERLDPGPRNFGITIPDATTGGNTTFQVYNPDRLVALPPVSSATSVPDIANVGDAQYINARVASVNNGSLDVDIGQQGASPTASTNGWSMAAKQTTLFDANGSTNSATIGWLSQNRITFSAAAANPAVPGTYLVTDVATYNGTFSISTLDGKSANFNVTDAGSLKRYNDWLISQLKAGNLSTSNYLPAFNQAFSTANQNISYIISADDPADDVAQPVGERVVINASGASARVNIASSARLEVVGANGGAIRATNGASVDNQGKVASVGGLGQDSAAINLDASSGTNNGVINGNFLNRIDGTGVATTGYNANGVNVASGSTFDNNGIINFASTGNPAGGYTAGINLTGASSANNSGNINVGVNGSSASGTTSGVAVDNNSRFTNESSGLIVIGRGAQNSLTESVADTAVNQSETTSGISLTGNGTAVNNGHIVIGSRVQNAAGLLATGGANATLVNNGIIDVNGAAVSVPRENVGLDVVNAGANGGIINAGTINLNGVNATGMKVLATDGQQASAASTGTLNVAGGADPASGTRNFGVWVEGQDSAAATASVDGPINLSGIGAIGVHARGNATVNVNSAAVPSFSEGSSQIAFFAYGPSAKINVIGNSDFEVTTTDSTLFRLEQGADFDGSGLSLTASGERSVGVLGTGTGGTEVNTRDANLRVSGSGATGLIVEGGAKGTLDAATQISLTGVGSVGAIADGQKHTLAGKSSGTARADTSLTSSAALTSSQNGLTGLIARNRAQLNNSGNITFTGTGATGMLIESGAAGINSGTIAINDGGTGIQINGTTSQATTASNAGTINIEGGSLTSRTRGVSASGQSATATLTGALNMNGPGAIGAEALNGARVNVASTATPSFNNSDQIAWHAVGAGSVINSADSASNVPTDRSTLYRIDDAASLNFTSPASIILSGGDTTGVIASGPGSLFAGGSSQFIANGSGATALRVEGGAGGTLDNGSAITLNGNNSVGVLVNNLRTDLSNALNGSAADTRVSSGASLTGSGQNAVGYDVANGAALVNQGSVALSGANSIGIRSRSGSTISNYGRVNVAQGTGLDISGNGTSTARGGAINVNDGVAGVRISDGAQLSLAGSDTRITTSGTAHGILLDSGAVGLNASDATVSVNGSGSGIENRAEIANVRLNNVTLNSADGSGIRTAVPFDPASTVTTNVNGSGVGLNFTQASGEAASDDLILGSGYQFNVGEAGGTGIVANTTGNVRTAANVNITSSSGGSALVAARPGYVLNTGTFVSASTLSPVVDLRGGTTLFENLGTITATSPLGQAVAGSNADDVILLEAGDVIGDVNTGGGSDNLSWTGGTLNGSITLGNGVNNRALINHVALDRTRHITDEGGTEGMLTLQSISSRGGSFSADDLSRGVNLGSGWSTINFFDTQWELTDNLRLAHSTVNIGPGSTLYAGNDVHPVIAGGSDNSVTVNNAGTIDLTNGSGTPGNDLTIEGNLASMEGSVRLNTLVNEGGALSNQFTDHLQVEGNATGTTLLEVIPTTLSNANLTDLNHSGSIEGYEGISLAQVAGNASPNSFALKGGYLALGPWSYQLYSFAPGSSDAFQRRVAGGSDNQFWDYRLANGYICKNGESCIPPTEVSPVSPDLCVVNGVNRCAPGRPAVVPQVPAYISVPVGLAYYTTAILDDLHKRLGELRQQSAQPDGSGGEMFLRYTGSNMTYKTSQSFRDFGYDVDIDYSAMQIGGNLLRFDGVSDSLRGGVAYTRGNTRLRPHAADGYSSTTFDSDSVALYGTWQRDNGFYLDGALSYDWHRGETDIARQKAVAKLKGKGWTASLESGWPVEFANGVRLEPQAQLMVLHLAMDSLTDKDNLTVSYPDYHLTTGRLGARLDRTWTDDSQRQYTPYLRTNYLKGWGGDGKTTVGARGYEDISHTFSGGKYGQMWELGLGGTTRFKNDVSMYAEADYRKAIDGNGGKGWRYSMGVRWTF is encoded by the coding sequence ATGTCTTTCAGATTAAGCACGATAACGCTGGGGTTATTTTCCGCGCAGATATTTATCATCTCCTGCGATCCGCTTTACGCTGAAGTCTTACAGGAATTTAATCCTGCCGATAATGATAATCGGGTCGGGGCGATAGGGGTAAGTGATGGTACTGCCCATGTGCTAACCGGTAATCAGCGCTTTGCGCCCGGCGCGAATGGCGCGCAGTCAACGCCGCTCTCTTCTCTGGCCGAGGCTGGCCGCATCGTGGGCGGTAGTGAGCTGATTGGTGCTGAGCGGCTGGATCCCGGCCCGAGGAACTTTGGCATTACCATCCCCGATGCGACCACCGGCGGCAACACGACTTTTCAGGTCTATAACCCCGATCGGTTAGTTGCGTTGCCGCCCGTGTCGTCGGCCACGTCGGTGCCGGATATCGCTAACGTGGGGGATGCGCAATATATTAACGCTCGGGTTGCCTCGGTTAACAATGGCAGTCTGGATGTCGATATTGGGCAGCAGGGCGCATCCCCGACCGCCAGTACCAACGGCTGGAGTATGGCGGCCAAGCAAACGACCCTGTTCGATGCCAATGGCAGCACAAACAGCGCCACCATTGGCTGGCTTTCGCAGAATCGCATCACCTTCTCTGCGGCGGCGGCTAACCCTGCCGTTCCCGGTACCTATCTTGTCACCGACGTGGCCACCTACAATGGCACTTTCAGCATAAGCACGCTCGATGGCAAGAGTGCTAATTTTAACGTCACCGACGCGGGCAGCTTAAAGCGCTACAATGACTGGCTTATCAGCCAGCTAAAGGCCGGTAATCTTAGCACCTCAAACTATCTGCCGGCGTTCAATCAGGCCTTTTCAACAGCGAACCAAAATATCTCCTACATCATCAGCGCGGACGACCCGGCTGATGATGTGGCGCAGCCGGTGGGCGAACGCGTGGTCATTAACGCCAGCGGCGCCAGTGCCAGGGTAAATATCGCCTCTTCCGCCCGGCTGGAAGTAGTTGGGGCAAACGGGGGCGCGATACGGGCAACAAACGGAGCCAGCGTAGATAATCAGGGCAAGGTCGCCAGCGTGGGAGGATTGGGGCAGGATAGTGCGGCCATTAATCTGGACGCCAGCAGCGGCACCAATAATGGAGTGATCAACGGCAACTTTCTGAACAGGATTGATGGCACCGGCGTCGCAACAACGGGATATAACGCTAATGGGGTCAACGTAGCCTCTGGCAGCACTTTTGATAATAACGGTATTATTAACTTCGCCTCCACCGGGAATCCTGCGGGCGGCTATACGGCAGGCATCAACCTGACCGGTGCCTCCAGCGCAAATAATTCTGGCAATATCAATGTTGGCGTGAATGGCTCAAGCGCCAGCGGCACCACATCTGGCGTCGCCGTAGATAACAACTCCCGCTTTACCAACGAAAGCAGTGGGCTAATCGTCATTGGTCGGGGAGCGCAAAATAGCCTGACGGAGAGTGTTGCCGACACGGCGGTTAATCAGAGCGAAACCACCAGCGGTATTTCCCTTACCGGTAATGGCACCGCCGTCAATAACGGTCATATTGTAATTGGCAGTCGGGTTCAGAACGCTGCCGGGCTGCTGGCAACGGGCGGTGCGAATGCTACCCTCGTTAATAATGGCATCATTGATGTTAACGGCGCAGCCGTTAGCGTGCCGCGTGAAAACGTCGGGCTGGACGTGGTGAATGCCGGAGCAAACGGCGGCATTATCAATGCAGGCACCATTAATCTTAACGGCGTAAACGCTACCGGGATGAAGGTCCTGGCGACCGACGGCCAGCAGGCTTCCGCCGCCTCGACCGGGACCCTAAACGTGGCCGGGGGAGCCGATCCCGCCAGCGGCACGAGGAATTTTGGCGTATGGGTCGAAGGTCAGGATAGCGCAGCGGCTACCGCCAGCGTTGACGGGCCGATTAACCTTTCGGGCATCGGGGCGATTGGCGTTCATGCCAGAGGAAATGCGACCGTTAATGTTAACAGCGCAGCCGTGCCCAGCTTCAGCGAGGGCAGTAGCCAGATAGCGTTTTTTGCTTATGGTCCCAGTGCGAAAATCAACGTCATCGGCAACAGTGACTTTGAAGTCACCACCACCGACTCCACCCTATTCCGCCTGGAGCAGGGGGCTGATTTCGACGGCAGCGGGCTGTCGCTGACCGCCTCCGGTGAGCGCTCAGTTGGGGTGCTGGGCACCGGGACGGGCGGTACTGAGGTGAATACGCGAGATGCTAATCTGCGGGTGTCCGGCAGCGGGGCGACCGGGTTAATCGTTGAGGGGGGGGCGAAGGGAACACTGGATGCGGCAACCCAAATCTCCCTCACGGGCGTTGGCTCGGTGGGGGCAATTGCGGATGGGCAGAAACATACCTTAGCGGGTAAAAGCAGCGGCACGGCCCGCGCTGACACTTCGCTGACCTCCAGTGCTGCACTGACATCCTCGCAAAATGGGCTGACCGGGCTGATTGCCCGTAACCGCGCCCAGCTCAACAACAGCGGAAATATTACCTTTACCGGCACGGGCGCAACCGGAATGCTGATCGAGAGCGGGGCGGCCGGCATCAATAGTGGAACGATAGCGATAAACGATGGCGGAACCGGGATTCAGATCAACGGCACCACCAGCCAGGCGACGACGGCCAGCAATGCAGGCACAATCAACATTGAAGGTGGCAGCCTGACCTCACGTACGCGGGGCGTCAGCGCGTCCGGCCAAAGCGCCACTGCCACGCTGACCGGCGCGCTGAATATGAATGGTCCGGGTGCCATCGGTGCCGAAGCGCTTAACGGCGCGCGCGTGAATGTCGCCTCAACCGCGACGCCCAGCTTTAACAACAGCGATCAGATTGCCTGGCATGCCGTCGGGGCAGGATCGGTCATCAACAGCGCCGACAGCGCCAGCAACGTCCCCACCGATCGCTCAACGCTCTACCGTATTGATGATGCCGCCTCGCTTAATTTTACCTCCCCCGCCAGTATCATCCTGAGCGGAGGCGATACCACCGGCGTTATCGCCTCCGGTCCGGGCAGCCTGTTTGCTGGCGGCAGCAGCCAGTTTATCGCTAACGGCTCGGGTGCAACCGCGCTGAGGGTGGAAGGGGGCGCAGGCGGCACGCTGGATAACGGCAGCGCTATCACCCTGAACGGTAACAACAGCGTTGGCGTGCTGGTGAACAATCTGCGAACCGATCTGAGCAATGCCCTTAATGGCTCGGCGGCCGATACGCGGGTGAGCAGCGGTGCCAGCCTGACGGGCAGCGGCCAGAATGCCGTTGGTTATGACGTCGCCAATGGCGCAGCGCTGGTGAATCAGGGCAGCGTGGCGCTGTCCGGTGCCAACAGTATCGGGATACGCAGCCGCAGCGGCAGCACGATTAGCAATTACGGCAGGGTTAACGTTGCGCAGGGAACGGGGCTGGATATCAGCGGTAACGGCACGTCGACGGCGAGAGGGGGGGCGATTAACGTCAATGATGGCGTGGCAGGCGTGCGTATCAGTGACGGCGCGCAGCTCTCGCTCGCCGGTAGCGATACCCGCATTACCACTTCAGGAACGGCGCATGGCATTCTTCTCGATAGCGGTGCGGTCGGGCTTAACGCCAGCGATGCCACGGTTAGCGTTAACGGCAGCGGCAGCGGCATTGAAAACCGCGCGGAAATTGCCAACGTCAGGTTGAATAATGTCACCCTCAACAGCGCCGATGGCAGCGGGATCCGTACGGCAGTCCCTTTCGATCCGGCCTCTACCGTTACCACCAACGTCAACGGTAGCGGAGTCGGTCTGAACTTTACCCAGGCCAGCGGTGAGGCTGCCAGCGATGATCTCATCCTGGGCAGTGGCTACCAGTTTAACGTTGGTGAGGCGGGCGGCACCGGGATAGTTGCCAACACGACAGGAAACGTCAGAACCGCCGCGAACGTTAACATTACCAGCAGCAGCGGGGGATCGGCCCTGGTGGCCGCCAGGCCAGGCTATGTGCTGAATACGGGCACATTTGTCTCGGCCAGCACCCTTTCGCCCGTGGTGGATCTACGGGGAGGTACCACCCTTTTTGAGAATCTGGGGACTATTACCGCCACCTCTCCGCTGGGCCAGGCCGTGGCAGGCAGCAATGCAGATGATGTGATCCTGCTGGAAGCGGGCGACGTCATCGGAGACGTCAACACCGGCGGGGGGAGCGATAACCTGAGCTGGACCGGGGGCACGCTCAACGGCAGCATTACGCTGGGAAATGGGGTTAACAACCGGGCATTGATTAACCACGTTGCGCTGGATCGGACGCGGCATATTACTGACGAGGGAGGCACCGAAGGCATGCTGACGTTGCAGAGCATCAGTTCGCGCGGAGGGTCGTTCAGCGCCGACGATCTGAGCAGAGGGGTAAACCTGGGCAGCGGCTGGAGTACCATCAACTTCTTCGATACGCAGTGGGAGCTGACCGATAATCTCAGGCTGGCGCACAGCACCGTTAATATTGGCCCCGGCTCCACGCTTTATGCAGGGAATGACGTACATCCGGTGATAGCCGGCGGCAGCGATAATTCGGTTACGGTCAACAATGCAGGCACGATTGATTTGACTAACGGCAGCGGTACACCGGGTAATGATCTGACCATAGAGGGAAACCTTGCCTCTATGGAGGGGAGCGTGAGGCTGAACACCCTGGTCAATGAGGGCGGTGCACTGAGTAATCAGTTCACTGACCATCTTCAGGTGGAAGGGAATGCCACGGGCACGACGCTGCTGGAGGTTATCCCCACGACGCTGAGTAACGCGAATCTGACCGACCTCAATCACAGCGGCAGCATTGAGGGCTATGAGGGGATATCGCTGGCGCAGGTAGCCGGGAATGCCAGCCCCAACAGCTTTGCACTCAAGGGGGGCTACCTGGCGCTGGGGCCATGGAGCTACCAGCTATACAGCTTTGCGCCGGGAAGCAGTGACGCGTTTCAGCGGCGCGTAGCCGGGGGAAGTGATAATCAGTTTTGGGATTATCGGCTGGCTAACGGCTATATCTGTAAAAACGGCGAGTCCTGTATCCCGCCCACGGAGGTCTCCCCCGTCTCGCCGGATCTGTGCGTGGTCAATGGGGTGAATCGCTGTGCGCCAGGCCGACCCGCCGTGGTGCCCCAGGTACCCGCATACATTTCAGTGCCGGTAGGCCTCGCGTACTATACGACGGCGATTCTGGATGATTTACACAAGCGTCTGGGCGAGCTGCGCCAGCAGTCAGCGCAGCCGGACGGCAGCGGCGGGGAGATGTTCCTGCGCTATACCGGGTCGAATATGACCTATAAAACCAGCCAGTCCTTCCGTGATTTCGGTTACGACGTGGATATCGACTACAGCGCGATGCAGATTGGCGGCAACCTGCTGCGGTTTGACGGGGTCAGCGACAGCCTGCGCGGCGGGGTGGCCTATACGCGGGGTAACACGCGGCTTCGCCCGCATGCCGCAGACGGCTACAGCAGCACCACCTTCGACAGCGACAGCGTGGCCCTGTACGGCACCTGGCAGCGCGATAACGGGTTCTATCTCGACGGTGCGCTCTCGTACGACTGGCACCGTGGTGAGACCGATATAGCCCGTCAGAAAGCGGTAGCGAAGCTGAAAGGCAAAGGCTGGACCGCCTCGCTGGAGAGTGGCTGGCCAGTTGAATTTGCCAATGGCGTGCGGCTGGAGCCACAGGCGCAGCTGATGGTCCTGCACCTGGCCATGGACAGCCTCACCGATAAGGATAATCTGACGGTCAGTTACCCCGATTATCATCTGACCACCGGACGGCTGGGGGCCAGGCTGGATCGTACCTGGACGGACGACAGTCAACGGCAATACACCCCTTATCTGCGGACCAACTACCTGAAAGGCTGGGGCGGCGACGGGAAAACCACCGTTGGCGCCAGAGGCTATGAGGATATCAGCCACACCTTCAGCGGTGGGAAATATGGTCAGATGTGGGAGCTGGGGCTGGGTGGCACCACCCGTTTTAAAAACGACGTCTCGATGTATGCGGAAGCGGACTACCGCAAAGCGATCGATGGCAACGGCGGAAAAGGCTGGCGCTATAGCATGGGCGTAAGATGGACGTTCTGA